In a single window of the Streptomyces sp. CGMCC 4.7035 genome:
- a CDS encoding sensor histidine kinase yields MHISMITGPKTTQRRLLRRVGALGLAALFALVLFIDVYDRTVPSPSDAEPYVGDWVPVYSGALSAVLASSVVFSRRVRPADATAVAAVVSVVTSAAYPHLNRNMVTGEHSWAETLGLLVLVALAVRSCPPRRAVPAVAATAVALAAVPWYRDPESSIGWALLLALVGAVGCGLLLRLVQAHRAQGAQLLRQEERLALSRDLHDTVAHQMTGIVVQAQAARHVAQAGTADPQALAEALGIIENAGKEALTSMRQLVGALRDEGPARDSESLGQVVARIVEEVRATGLPVRLDTGGRLPDSVPVEVAGALGRVVQEALTNAQRYATGARSVDVTLRVGGRNAELLVEDDGHGPDPGPRENLGGGYGITGMRERIELLGGRLEAGPRPGGGWYVRASVPLRGAKAAHRTLPDRARKAAGPPSPRPADESGAA; encoded by the coding sequence GTGCACATATCGATGATCACCGGCCCAAAGACCACTCAGCGTCGGTTGCTGCGGCGGGTGGGTGCTCTGGGACTGGCCGCGCTGTTCGCCCTGGTGTTGTTCATCGACGTCTACGACCGCACGGTGCCCTCGCCCTCCGACGCCGAGCCCTACGTCGGTGACTGGGTGCCGGTGTACTCCGGAGCGCTGTCGGCGGTGCTCGCCTCGTCGGTGGTGTTCAGCCGCCGAGTGCGCCCCGCGGATGCGACCGCCGTGGCGGCGGTCGTCAGTGTCGTGACCTCTGCCGCCTACCCCCACCTGAACCGGAACATGGTGACCGGCGAGCACAGTTGGGCCGAGACGCTGGGATTGCTGGTGCTGGTGGCGCTGGCCGTGCGCAGTTGTCCTCCCCGCCGGGCCGTGCCGGCCGTAGCCGCGACGGCTGTGGCACTCGCCGCCGTGCCCTGGTACCGCGACCCGGAATCCTCGATCGGCTGGGCGCTCCTCCTGGCGCTGGTGGGCGCCGTCGGCTGTGGCCTGCTGCTGCGTCTGGTCCAGGCACACCGGGCCCAGGGAGCGCAGTTGCTCCGGCAGGAGGAACGGCTGGCTCTCTCGCGTGACCTGCACGACACCGTCGCCCATCAGATGACCGGGATCGTCGTCCAGGCACAGGCGGCCCGCCATGTGGCGCAGGCCGGTACCGCCGATCCCCAGGCGCTGGCCGAGGCGCTGGGCATCATCGAGAACGCGGGGAAGGAAGCGCTCACGTCGATGCGGCAGCTGGTGGGCGCGTTGCGTGACGAGGGGCCGGCACGTGACTCGGAATCGCTCGGTCAGGTCGTCGCCCGGATCGTCGAGGAGGTCCGGGCCACGGGGCTGCCGGTGCGCCTGGACACCGGGGGCCGATTGCCGGACAGCGTTCCGGTGGAGGTGGCCGGCGCCCTGGGCCGGGTCGTCCAGGAGGCGTTGACCAACGCGCAACGCTATGCCACTGGTGCCCGCTCGGTGGACGTGACGCTCCGCGTCGGCGGCCGGAACGCCGAGCTGCTCGTCGAGGACGACGGGCACGGCCCTGATCCCGGTCCACGGGAGAACCTCGGCGGCGGATACGGGATCACCGGCATGCGCGAGCGGATCGAACTGCTGGGCGGCCGTTTGGAGGCCGGCCCCCGGCCGGGCGGCGGGTGGTACGTGCGTGCCTCGGTGCCACTGCGAGGTGCCAAGGCGGCACACCGCACGCTGCCGGACCGGGCCCGGAAGGCCGCCGGACCGCCGAGCCCGCGGCCGGCGGACGAAAGCGGGGCGGCGTGA
- the fomD gene encoding cytidylyl-2-hydroxypropylphosphonate hydrolase, giving the protein MADGGAVRRVEAGGSTAHWAPGEQILWRYRENAGERFHIARPVTVVRDDSDLLAVWMAPGTRCVKPVLVDGTPLHAEPLRSRYTKPRTVQLDRWFGTGVLKLARPGEPWSVWLFWESGWRFKNWYVNLEAPLARWAGGVDSEDHFLDICVYPDRSWGWRDEDEFAQAQRDGLMDDRLADRVREAGRSAVEVIRAWGPPFSDGWQHWRPDPSWSVPPLPEDWDRTPAYVTS; this is encoded by the coding sequence ATGGCAGACGGTGGAGCGGTGAGACGAGTGGAAGCGGGCGGGTCGACGGCGCACTGGGCACCGGGGGAGCAGATCCTCTGGCGGTACCGGGAGAACGCCGGGGAGCGCTTCCACATCGCACGTCCCGTGACCGTCGTGCGCGACGACTCCGACCTGCTCGCCGTGTGGATGGCGCCGGGCACCCGGTGCGTCAAACCCGTGCTCGTCGACGGCACTCCGCTGCACGCCGAGCCGCTGCGGTCCCGGTACACCAAGCCGCGGACCGTGCAGCTCGACCGCTGGTTCGGCACCGGCGTGCTCAAGCTGGCGCGACCGGGCGAGCCCTGGTCGGTGTGGTTGTTCTGGGAATCGGGCTGGCGGTTCAAGAACTGGTACGTCAACCTGGAGGCGCCGCTGGCCCGCTGGGCCGGCGGGGTCGACTCCGAAGACCACTTCCTGGACATCTGCGTCTACCCCGACCGCAGTTGGGGCTGGCGCGACGAGGACGAGTTCGCGCAGGCCCAGCGGGACGGCCTGATGGACGACCGGCTCGCCGACCGGGTACGGGAGGCGGGGCGCTCGGCTGTGGAGGTGATCCGCGCCTGGGGCCCGCCGTTCTCGGACGGCTGGCAGCACTGGCGCCCTGATCCGTCCTGGTCGGTGCCGCCTCTGCCGGAGGACTGGGACCGTACGCCTGCGTACGTGACCTCATGA
- a CDS encoding ABC transporter ATP-binding protein — MTTAIGNRGFAGEAAIEAYGVGKRYRRGWALKDCSFRLPAGRVCGLVGPNGAGKSTLMGMAVNLLQPTTGAIRVFGATPGSEEAGRRTAFLGQDKPLFRRFTVAEMLRLGRELNPVWDQGTAEAIVHSGDVPFDARIGTLSGGQRTRVAFALAFGRRPDLLILDEPMADLDPLVRQELTSLLLAEAAEHGTTVLLSSHLLADLESTCDYLVVVASGGVRLAGEVDELLTAHTLLTGADRGDGVRQDLARHTVVESRVNGGQVTVLTRPDGPVAGPWRAQAPALEEVLLAYLRNPDTSPLITPSAQVRKAAAAA, encoded by the coding sequence GTGACCACGGCCATAGGCAATCGGGGGTTCGCGGGGGAGGCCGCGATCGAGGCGTACGGCGTGGGAAAGCGGTACCGGCGCGGCTGGGCCCTCAAAGACTGCTCGTTCCGGCTGCCGGCTGGGCGGGTCTGTGGGCTCGTCGGCCCGAACGGCGCGGGCAAGAGCACGCTGATGGGGATGGCGGTGAACCTGCTCCAGCCGACGACGGGCGCCATCCGGGTGTTCGGCGCGACGCCGGGATCCGAGGAGGCGGGCCGGCGCACCGCTTTCCTCGGCCAGGACAAGCCGCTGTTCCGACGGTTCACCGTCGCCGAGATGCTGCGCCTGGGCCGGGAGCTGAACCCCGTCTGGGACCAGGGAACCGCCGAGGCGATCGTCCATTCCGGCGATGTGCCCTTCGACGCGCGGATCGGCACGCTCTCCGGCGGCCAGCGCACCCGAGTGGCCTTCGCCCTGGCCTTCGGCAGGCGTCCCGACCTGCTGATCCTCGACGAGCCGATGGCCGACCTCGACCCGCTGGTACGCCAGGAACTCACGTCCCTCCTGCTGGCGGAGGCCGCCGAGCACGGCACCACCGTGCTGTTGTCCTCCCACCTGCTCGCCGACCTGGAGAGCACCTGCGACTACCTCGTCGTCGTCGCATCGGGCGGCGTTCGCCTGGCAGGCGAGGTCGACGAACTCCTCACGGCCCACACCCTGCTCACCGGGGCCGACAGAGGTGACGGTGTCCGCCAGGACCTCGCTCGGCACACGGTCGTCGAATCCCGCGTCAACGGTGGACAGGTCACCGTGCTGACCCGCCCCGACGGACCCGTCGCCGGCCCCTGGCGGGCCCAGGCACCCGCCCTCGAAGAGGTCCTCCTCGCCTACCTCCGCAACCCCGACACATCACCCCTGATCACCCCCAGCGCCCAGGTCCGGAAGGCGGCGGCAGCAGCATGA
- a CDS encoding ABC transporter permease has product MTTAPAGATGTSRRGPRLSGLTWLVWRQHRAAFWTGLTVTAAGIAWFAYQRANMMDYLDSVGWPHPKSPTWSAGFETYESQLSDFSSVLGLLPVLVGVFLGAPLIANDLEHGTGRLVTSQAVSRGRWLAMKLGTAALVVTVCTTALSVAFGWWLGPVRDQNGVLYWLAGSVTGPLPVALGLFTTAAGVAIGMVLRRTLLSMVVTFGFAVTVELVWATCWPQLGNAVTATTRHGVGDGTFPQLPETAYDLNQSYLTGSGELLSSNSCALENEQAINACLKQKDIVGWSVDYLPASQLSPTMWTGTAILLTLTAAATAFVFWWGRKRLY; this is encoded by the coding sequence ATGACCACCGCCCCCGCCGGGGCCACCGGGACCTCCCGCCGCGGCCCGAGGCTCAGCGGCCTGACCTGGCTGGTGTGGCGCCAGCACCGAGCCGCGTTCTGGACCGGGCTGACCGTCACCGCCGCGGGCATCGCATGGTTCGCCTACCAGCGCGCGAACATGATGGACTACCTCGACTCGGTCGGCTGGCCCCACCCGAAGTCGCCCACCTGGTCGGCCGGCTTCGAGACATACGAATCCCAGCTGTCCGACTTCTCGTCCGTACTGGGCCTCCTGCCCGTCCTGGTGGGCGTCTTCCTGGGTGCCCCGCTCATCGCGAACGACCTGGAGCACGGCACCGGCAGGCTCGTCACGTCGCAGGCGGTGAGCCGCGGCCGCTGGCTCGCCATGAAGCTCGGGACGGCCGCGCTCGTGGTCACCGTGTGCACCACGGCGCTCTCCGTCGCGTTCGGCTGGTGGCTGGGACCGGTCCGCGACCAGAACGGGGTCCTCTACTGGCTGGCGGGCAGCGTCACAGGCCCGCTGCCGGTGGCACTCGGCTTGTTCACGACGGCCGCGGGCGTGGCGATCGGCATGGTCCTGCGCCGCACGCTGCTGTCCATGGTGGTCACCTTCGGTTTCGCCGTCACGGTGGAACTCGTCTGGGCCACTTGCTGGCCGCAGCTCGGCAACGCGGTGACGGCCACCACGCGTCACGGCGTCGGCGACGGCACGTTCCCGCAGCTTCCCGAAACCGCCTACGACCTGAACCAGTCCTACCTCACCGGCTCGGGCGAACTCCTCAGCAGCAACAGCTGTGCCCTGGAGAACGAACAGGCGATCAACGCCTGCCTCAAGCAGAAGGACATCGTCGGCTGGTCGGTGGACTACCTGCCCGCATCGCAGCTGTCCCCCACGATGTGGACCGGAACCGCGATCCTGCTCACCCTCACCGCTGCCGCCACCGCGTTCGTCTTCTGGTGGGGCCGCAAGCGGCTGTACTGA
- a CDS encoding class II fumarate hydratase has protein sequence MSEYRIEHDSMGEVRVPADAKWRAQTQRAVENFPISGQRIERAHIEALARIKGAAAKVNAELGVLDKDVAEAIQEAAREVAEGKWDEHFPVDVFQTGSGTSSNMNTNEVIATLAGERLGRGVHPNDHVNASQSSNDVFPSSLHIAATAAVTRDLIPALEHLAGSLERKAEEFADVVKSGRTHLMDATPVTLGQEFGGYAAQVRYGVERLHASLPRLAELPLGGTAVGTGINTPPGFSAAVIAEVARVTGLPLTEARDHFEAQGARDGIVEASGQLRTIAVGLTKISNDLRWMSSGPRTGLAEISLPDLQPGSSIMPGKVNPVIPEAVLMVAAQVIGNDATIATAGASGNFELNVMLPVIAKNVLESIRLLANVSRLLADRTVDGIVAHRERAREYAESSPSVVTPLNKYIGYEEAAKVAKKALAERKTIRQVVLESGYVERGDLTSEQLDEALDVLRMTHP, from the coding sequence ATGAGCGAATACCGGATCGAGCACGACTCCATGGGTGAGGTACGGGTCCCCGCCGACGCTAAGTGGCGCGCCCAGACCCAGCGTGCCGTCGAGAACTTCCCCATCTCGGGCCAGCGCATCGAGCGGGCCCACATCGAGGCGCTGGCGCGGATCAAGGGGGCCGCGGCGAAGGTGAACGCCGAGCTCGGGGTGCTGGACAAGGACGTCGCCGAGGCGATCCAGGAGGCCGCCCGTGAGGTCGCCGAGGGCAAGTGGGACGAGCACTTCCCGGTCGACGTGTTCCAGACGGGATCCGGGACGTCGTCCAACATGAACACCAACGAGGTCATCGCCACGCTCGCCGGCGAGCGGCTCGGCAGGGGCGTGCACCCCAACGACCACGTGAACGCGTCTCAGTCGTCCAACGACGTCTTCCCGTCCTCCCTTCACATCGCCGCGACCGCCGCCGTCACCCGCGATCTCATCCCGGCCCTTGAGCACCTCGCCGGTTCCCTGGAGCGCAAGGCCGAGGAGTTCGCGGACGTCGTGAAGTCCGGGCGGACCCATCTGATGGACGCGACCCCGGTGACCCTGGGGCAGGAGTTCGGCGGATACGCCGCCCAGGTGCGGTACGGCGTCGAGCGGCTGCACGCCTCGCTGCCGCGGCTCGCCGAGCTGCCGCTGGGCGGTACCGCGGTCGGCACCGGGATCAACACCCCGCCCGGTTTCTCCGCCGCCGTCATCGCCGAGGTCGCCCGGGTCACCGGACTGCCGCTGACGGAGGCCCGCGACCACTTCGAGGCGCAGGGCGCCAGGGACGGGATCGTCGAGGCCAGCGGGCAGCTCAGGACCATCGCCGTCGGGTTGACCAAGATCTCCAATGATCTGCGGTGGATGTCCTCCGGTCCCCGGACCGGGCTCGCCGAGATCTCCCTTCCCGACCTCCAGCCCGGCTCCTCGATCATGCCCGGCAAGGTCAATCCCGTCATCCCCGAGGCCGTCCTCATGGTCGCCGCCCAGGTCATCGGGAACGACGCGACCATCGCCACCGCCGGAGCCTCCGGCAACTTCGAGCTCAATGTCATGCTGCCGGTCATCGCCAAGAACGTTCTCGAGTCCATTCGGCTGCTCGCCAACGTGTCCCGGCTGCTGGCCGACCGCACCGTCGACGGCATCGTCGCCCACCGCGAACGCGCCCGTGAGTACGCCGAGTCGTCGCCCTCCGTCGTCACCCCGCTCAACAAGTACATCGGGTACGAGGAGGCCGCCAAGGTCGCCAAGAAGGCGCTCGCCGAGCGCAAGACGATCCGTCAGGTCGTGCTGGAGTCCGGGTACGTGGAGCGTGGCGACCTCACTTCGGAGCAGCTCGACGAGGCGCTGGATGTCCTGCGGATGACGCATCCGTAA
- a CDS encoding response regulator transcription factor: protein MTIRVLVADDQYLVRAGFRMILSAEPDIEVVAEAADGLSTLSLVRETRPDVCLLDIQMPPPDGLEITRRLAAGGSPGAPKVVVVTTFDLDEYVYTALENGASGFLLKDAGPALLVEAVRAAARGDALVSPQITLRLLRHFSHGQRRAQASRPAEQLTEREREVVRAIARGLTNPEIAAELFIAPSTVKTHVTSVQAKLGARNRVEVAAWAFRTGLVS from the coding sequence GTGACGATCCGCGTCCTGGTGGCCGACGACCAGTACCTGGTGCGGGCGGGCTTCCGCATGATCCTCTCGGCCGAGCCCGACATCGAGGTCGTCGCCGAGGCCGCCGACGGGCTGTCCACGCTCTCCCTGGTCCGTGAGACCCGCCCCGATGTCTGTCTGCTGGACATCCAGATGCCGCCCCCCGACGGACTGGAGATCACCCGCAGACTGGCGGCCGGCGGCTCGCCCGGTGCGCCGAAGGTGGTCGTGGTCACCACCTTCGACCTCGACGAATACGTCTATACGGCGTTGGAGAACGGTGCTTCCGGTTTCCTCCTCAAGGACGCCGGACCCGCCTTGCTCGTCGAGGCCGTGCGGGCTGCGGCGCGGGGCGACGCGCTGGTCTCCCCCCAGATCACTCTCCGCCTGCTGCGGCACTTCTCCCACGGCCAGCGGCGAGCTCAGGCATCGCGGCCGGCCGAGCAGCTGACGGAGCGGGAGAGGGAGGTCGTCCGTGCCATCGCCCGCGGTCTGACCAATCCGGAGATCGCGGCGGAGCTGTTCATCGCTCCCAGCACGGTCAAGACCCATGTCACCTCGGTGCAGGCCAAGTTGGGTGCCCGCAACCGGGTGGAGGTGGCCGCGTGGGCGTTCCGGACGGGCCTGGTGTCGTGA